Proteins found in one Silene latifolia isolate original U9 population unplaced genomic scaffold, ASM4854445v1 scaffold_20.1, whole genome shotgun sequence genomic segment:
- the LOC141638262 gene encoding uncharacterized protein LOC141638262, whose amino-acid sequence MHRSSSNTRVADDFYKNSSAYYSSSSSSSSPANVDGEVGGNLPMYNPTSHVAKKERSHIRSAENAVHLIPLVLLLCAVILWFFSNPVDVVSKMPDTIVARHEGLKAAGGVDIDGTQNSLLAHLELDDSDLLRRNNIQQTNNRKRLI is encoded by the exons atgcatagATCATCAAGCAACACTCGAGTTGCAGACGATTTTTACAAGAATTCGTCCGCTTAttattcatcttcatcttcatcatcatctccGGCTAACGTTGACGGAGAAGTTGGCGGAAATTTACCAATGTATAACCCAACTTCACACGTGGCCAAAAAAGAGAGGTCCCACATCAGATCTGCTGAAAACGCCGTTCATCTTATTcctcttgttcttcttctttGCGCTGTCATCCTTTGGTTCTTTTCTAACCCTG TTGATGTCGTGAGTAAAATGCCGGATACAATTGTTGCTAGACATGAAGGACTCAAGGCTGCAGGGGGTGTTGACATTGATGGCACTCAGAACAGTTTGCTGGCACACCTCGAGTTAGATGACTCCGATTTATTACGCCGTAATAATATTCAGCAAACAAACAATAGAAAGCGATTGATATGA
- the LOC141638394 gene encoding RGG repeats nuclear RNA binding protein A-like, with product MATTNPFDLLIDDDAGDPSVLIAVYEQKAAAAAAAAAAAEKLAIAVATTKSAKLPSKPLPPAQAVREARNERGRGARGYGRGRGANGAISNRENLAPNENGFTLDPAVQKPYEGRIGFDNGRGGRRGGFSNGDADGDRRRNYERRSGTGRGSEIKRDGAGRGNWGTTNDDIVREVEEPIAENEVNVAAEKPAGEEENVDAEKETTVKKAEEDPEEKQYTLEEYEKILEEKRKALLSLSEQKKGEERKIDVKEFQSMQLVSKKKNDDEVFIKLDSEKDKKREAAEREEKSKKSVSINEFLKPAEGETHYRSGGRGRGRGRGDRGGRHGGGGGYARNNGSAPKIEDNSQFPALGGN from the exons ATGGCAACCACAAACCCTTTCGATTTGTTGATTGACGACGACGCCGGTGATCCCTCCGTTCTCATCGCCGTCTACGAACAGAaagccgccgccgccgccgccgctgCTGCTGCCGCTGAGAAACTAGCCATCGCCGTTGCAACAACCAAGTCTGCTAAGCTACCTTCCAAGCCGCTTCCTCCTGCTCAAGCTG TAAGAGAGGCAAGGAATGAAAGAGGCCGTGGTGCTCGTGGGTATGGCCGTGGGCGTGGAGCAAATGGAGCCATCTCGAATAGGGAGAATCTTGCCCCTAATGAAAATGGATTTACTTTGGATCCCGCTGTGCAGAAGCCATATGAAGGGCGTATTGGATTTGATAATGGTCGTGGAGGAAGGCGTGGAGGTTTCAGCAATGGAGATGCTGATGGAGACCGTAGAAGGAACTATGAGCGCCGCAGTGGCACTGGACGTGG AAGTGAGATCAAGCGTGATGGTGCTGGCCGTGGAAACTGGGGAACCACAAATGATGATATTGTCAG GGAGGTTGAGGAGCCTATTGCAGAAAATGAGGTGAATGTTGCAGCTGAGAAGCCAGCAGGAGAGGAAGAAAATGTTGATGCTGAGAAGGAAACTACTGTGAAGAAGGCTGAAGAGGACCCTGAAGAGAAG CAATACACACTCGAGGAGTATGAGAAGATACTAGAGGAAAAAAGGAAGGCTTTACTGTCTCTGAGCGAGCAGAAGAAGGGTGAAGAGAGGAAGATTGATGTCAAAGAATTTCAGTCGATGCAACTGgtgtcaaagaagaagaatgatgaTGAAGTTTTCATTAAACTG GATTCTGAAAAGGACAAAAAAAGAGAGGCTGCTGAGAGAGAGGAGAAATCCAAGAAG TCTGTGAGCATTAATGAATTCCTAAAGCCAGCTGAGGGAGAGACACACTACAGATCAGGTGGACGCGGAAGGGGAAGGGGCCGTGGTGATAGGGGTGGGAGACATGGTGGAGGTGGCGGCTATGCTAGGAACAATGGGTCTGCTCCGAAAATTGAAGACAACAGTCAATTCCCAGCCTTGGGCGGGAACTGA
- the LOC141638406 gene encoding monooxygenase 2-like, whose translation MALKTLSSPLLSTSFHPSLSPQRFTHNARKFTCFANSSVSSNSGRRNEEIVIVGAGIAGLATALALHRLGIQSLVLEQTDGLRTGGTSLTLFKNGWSVLDVLGVGDQLRSQFLQIQGLTLKTDQGKELRSFDFKDVDQSQEVRAVERRVLLQTLASELPSGSVQFSSKLAKIEEDNKTGETKLELTNGAILSAKIVIACDGIRSPIARWMGFPEPKYAGHCAFRGLAYYPEGQPYKPRVNYIYGRGLRAGFVPVSPTKVYWFICYNSDSPGPKITDPKELKRQALDLVKNWPSELPDTINITPEETISRAALEDRWLWPGLTPSVSKGGVVLVGDAWHPMTPNLGQGGCCALEDSVVLAKNLSNTIRTQGSIQDALRSYEGERWPRIFPLTIRANLVGGLLQWENPVICSLRNGFVIPKIVQLKPLLEHTNFACEPL comes from the exons ATGGCGCTCAAAACTCTATCATCTCCACTACTTTCAACCTCTTTTCACCCTTCATTGTCTCCTCAAAGATTCACGCATAATGCACGTAAATTTACGTGTTTTGCAAATTCTAGTGTAAGTTCAAATTCAGGGAGACGAAACGAAGAAATCGTGATTGTTGGTGCTGGTATTGCTGGCCTCGCCACTGCTCTCGCCCTTCACAG GCTTGGAATTCAATCACTAGTGTTGGAGCAGACAGATGGATTAAGAACAGGGGGAACTTCACTAACTCTGTTTAAGAATGGTTGGAGTGTTCTGGATGTTCTTGGTGTTGGGGATCAACTTCGATCGCAATTTCTTCAAATTCAAGG GTTGACATTAAAAACAGACCAAGGGAAGGAGCTTCGATCTTTTGATTTCAAAGACGTCGACCAAAG TCAGGAGGTACGAGCAGTTGAAAGGCGAGTTCTCCTACAGACGCTGGCCTCTGAGCTACCGTCGGGATCTGTGCAATTCTCATCAAAGCTTGCTAAGATCGAGGAGGATAATAAGACAGGGGAAACTAAACTAGAGTTAACCAATGGAGCCATTTTATCAGCCAAG ATTGTGATAGCCTGTGACGGGATCAGGTCTCCAATAGCGCGATGGATGGGATTCCCTGAGCCTAAGTATGCGGGGCACTGTGCATTCCGAGGGCTCGCGTACTATCCCGAGGGTCAGCCTTACAAGCCAAGAGTAAACTATATCTATGGAAGAGGGTTAAGAGCTGGATTTGTACCTGTTTCTCCTACTAAAGTCTACTGGTTCATCTGCTATAACAGCGATTCACCAG GTCCAAAAATTACCGATCCGAAGGAACTAAAGAGACAAGCACTTGACTTAGTCAAGAACTGGCCTTCAGAGCTGCCTGACACCATAAACATCACCCCAGAAGAGACGATCTCTCGGGCCGCACTTGAGGACAGGTGGTTATGGCCTGGCCTTACCCCATCAGTCTCAAAAGGGGGAGTTGTCCTTGTTGGCGATGCTTGGCACCCGATGACTCCTAACCTCGGACAAGGCGGATGTTGTGCACTAGAGGACTCGGTCGTCTTGGCTAAGAATCTCTCTAACACGATAAGAACACAAGGATCAATCCAAGATGCATTGAGATCTTATGAGGGCGAGAGGTGGCCTCGGATATTTCCCTTAACCATCCGGGCTAACCTTGTTGGAGGGCTTCTCCAATGGGAGAACCCGGTGATATGTTCCTTGAGAAATGGCTTTGTCATACCCAAGATAGTGCAGCTCAAACCACTTCTCGAACATACAAATTTCGCTTGTGAACCTCTCTAG